A single Mangrovimonas sp. YM274 DNA region contains:
- a CDS encoding CDP-archaeol synthase, translated as MAKKIGILILVIFLSIILASIYGFLHNQVSYSISTEYFTKFKFDQFWSVKYTLDFPRMSAGLIGIASTWWFGLILGLIIGIVGMFQWNPKVMWKSSIGAIIRTLVIAIGIGIVGILIGKFIISNLNTNWNLPVDLMDQKSFLIAGTMHNFSYRFSRTDLWN; from the coding sequence ATGGCGAAAAAAATTGGAATTTTAATTTTAGTGATTTTTTTATCGATAATTCTTGCTTCGATTTACGGATTTTTACACAACCAAGTTTCTTACTCAATATCAACTGAATACTTTACTAAATTTAAATTTGACCAGTTTTGGTCGGTAAAATATACACTTGACTTTCCTCGAATGAGCGCAGGATTAATCGGAATTGCTTCAACTTGGTGGTTCGGACTTATACTCGGACTAATTATTGGAATCGTAGGAATGTTTCAGTGGAATCCAAAAGTTATGTGGAAAAGCTCAATAGGAGCTATAATTCGGACTTTAGTAATCGCTATCGGAATTGGAATCGTGGGAATTTTGATTGGCAAATTTATAATTTCAAACTTAAATACTAATTGGAATCTTCCAGTAGATTTAATGGACCAAAAGAGCTTTTTAATTGCTGGAACAATGCATAATTTCAGCTATCGGTTTAGTCGGACTGATTTATGGAATTAA
- a CDS encoding RDD family protein, with protein MKITNEKYKNLNLANEEERGENLIIDFIISSFFGVVIAFLTFKNFTIAFLTYILIRFIYYFTFEYLYGRTPGKYQTQTEVVNGTGEKPNIGQLIKRNISRFISILSGISDDELAVHDNLSNTFVIKNTLLKKIEIKQPLIFIFYLSLIAYYIHFFSTQSELELYDIIFLTAMVILFIYVLIIGIKKIKNYS; from the coding sequence ATGAAAATCACGAACGAAAAATATAAAAACCTAAATTTAGCCAATGAAGAAGAACGTGGTGAAAATCTAATAATTGATTTTATCATTTCTTCGTTTTTTGGAGTAGTTATTGCGTTTTTGACTTTTAAAAACTTTACGATTGCATTTCTGACTTATATACTTATAAGATTTATTTACTACTTCACTTTTGAATATTTATATGGGAGAACACCTGGGAAATATCAAACTCAAACAGAAGTTGTGAATGGAACTGGTGAAAAGCCGAACATCGGACAATTAATCAAGAGAAATATTAGCCGATTTATTAGCATATTATCTGGAATAAGTGACGATGAGCTAGCTGTTCATGATAATCTATCAAATACTTTTGTGATTAAGAATACCCTACTAAAGAAAATTGAAATAAAACAACCTTTGATTTTCATTTTCTATTTGTCATTAATTGCATATTACATTCATTTTTTTTCAACTCAATCGGAATTGGAATTATACGATATAATTTTTCTAACAGCCATGGTTATTTTGTTTATTTATGTTCTGATAATCGGAATTAAAAAAATAAAAAACTACAGCTAA
- a CDS encoding site-specific integrase: MSNLNELVTFEHENEHVLEHDLPTKKLFSIPKIHTAKGDLSKRWYVYFSYRNPETGKLERYKKNIYGVANSYKTKEERMTVLSVYRQRLLKLLKEGYSPYENNLDRYNGTEQGEVKEKAEHEVVAKEKPIEHTEVVPKEKEVEIEEDPKEKGMGFKEALDFDFSLKSAQLRESSLRSYKSHIKVFYEWFQKEHPEVEFIEQVDRKLVLTFLTSLLETSTPRNRNNYRASLSSLFQTLEDNDIVPFNFVGKIKVLKSTPKRNKTYSKGQQEEIFDFLEKEDPTLLLFIKFISYNFLRPLEVCRLKVGDIDLKHRTLSFEAKNSPMKTKIIPDLLLRDLPDLSNKDKGHYLFTPEGIGGEWETSLENKRNYFTKRFKKVVKESFGLGEDHGLYSFRHTFITKLYRALVADSSPHAAKSKLMQITGHSSMTALEKYLRDIDAELPEDYSAML, from the coding sequence ATGTCAAATTTGAATGAATTGGTTACATTTGAACACGAAAATGAACACGTTTTAGAACACGATTTGCCTACCAAAAAATTATTTTCCATCCCCAAAATCCACACCGCCAAGGGCGACCTTTCGAAAAGATGGTACGTCTATTTTTCCTATCGCAATCCAGAAACGGGAAAGCTTGAGCGTTACAAAAAGAACATTTACGGAGTCGCCAACAGCTACAAGACAAAAGAGGAACGTATGACGGTACTCAGTGTCTATAGACAACGTTTGTTAAAACTTCTCAAAGAGGGCTACAGTCCGTATGAGAACAATCTCGACAGGTATAATGGTACAGAACAGGGAGAAGTAAAAGAGAAAGCAGAGCATGAAGTTGTGGCAAAAGAAAAGCCCATTGAACATACCGAGGTTGTCCCCAAAGAAAAAGAAGTAGAAATAGAGGAAGACCCCAAGGAAAAGGGCATGGGCTTTAAGGAAGCCCTCGACTTTGACTTTTCACTGAAATCGGCACAGCTAAGGGAAAGCAGCCTCAGGTCATACAAGAGCCATATCAAGGTATTCTATGAATGGTTCCAAAAAGAGCATCCAGAAGTGGAATTCATCGAACAGGTGGACAGGAAACTGGTGCTAACGTTTCTGACGAGCCTTTTGGAGACTTCTACGCCAAGAAACAGGAACAACTACAGGGCAAGCCTGAGCAGCCTGTTCCAGACCTTGGAGGACAACGATATTGTCCCCTTCAACTTTGTGGGCAAGATCAAGGTTCTCAAATCCACACCAAAGCGCAACAAGACCTATTCCAAGGGACAACAGGAGGAAATCTTCGACTTCTTGGAAAAGGAAGACCCAACACTGCTCCTGTTCATCAAGTTCATATCCTACAATTTCCTGAGACCATTGGAAGTGTGCAGGCTAAAGGTCGGGGATATCGACCTAAAGCACAGGACCCTCAGTTTTGAGGCAAAGAACAGCCCGATGAAGACCAAGATCATTCCCGATCTTTTGCTACGTGACCTTCCCGACCTATCGAATAAAGATAAGGGGCATTACCTGTTCACTCCAGAGGGAATAGGGGGAGAATGGGAGACGAGCTTGGAGAACAAGCGCAACTACTTTACCAAGCGCTTCAAGAAAGTGGTCAAGGAATCCTTTGGACTTGGAGAGGACCATGGCCTCTATAGCTTCAGGCATACCTTCATTACGAAGCTCTATAGGGCCTTGGTGGCAGATTCCTCACCGCATGCAGCCAAGAGCAAGCTGATGCAGATAACAGGCCACAGTTCCATGACAGCGCTTGAGAAATACCTTAGGGATATCGATGCAGAGCTTCCAGAGGACTATTCGGCAATGCTATAA
- a CDS encoding Two component regulator three Y domain protein: MKALRLSFLFCLISVLSFGAISSKEKSALIAINSATQGENWFKKWNLNAPVYTWCGVIIEDDKVVELNLDSNNLTGSLPEAIGDLVHLRKISFFRNHLTGKIPSSIGNLTNLTALNMAFNELNGILPNSLVNLKALVSLQLFMNRIEGEIPRQVGNLASLEYLELYNNEIEGTIPKSIGKLTKLKELLISSNKITGKLPSEISGMTSLKVLSVFDNKMLGIVPKSIGKLTGLEELVLANNAFYGDLPNELASLVNLKVLLLGNNAFKGDLAALEKNFPNMKNFDVQNTEGRGVIVTLDSED, from the coding sequence ATGAAAGCACTTCGACTATCCTTTTTGTTTTGTTTAATTAGTGTTTTGTCTTTTGGGGCAATTTCATCGAAAGAAAAATCGGCACTTATTGCCATAAACTCAGCTACTCAAGGAGAAAATTGGTTTAAAAAATGGAATCTCAATGCACCGGTGTATACTTGGTGTGGTGTGATTATAGAAGATGATAAGGTTGTAGAACTCAATTTGGATTCCAATAATCTTACAGGATCATTGCCAGAAGCTATTGGAGATTTGGTTCACTTAAGAAAAATTAGCTTTTTTAGAAATCATCTTACAGGAAAGATTCCGTCGTCAATAGGGAATTTAACAAACTTAACGGCTCTTAATATGGCCTTTAATGAGTTAAACGGTATATTACCAAATTCTCTTGTTAATTTAAAGGCTTTGGTGTCGTTGCAGTTGTTTATGAATAGAATTGAAGGTGAGATTCCGCGCCAAGTTGGGAATTTGGCCAGTTTGGAATATTTGGAACTGTACAATAACGAGATTGAAGGGACTATTCCAAAATCAATTGGAAAGTTGACCAAGCTTAAAGAACTTTTAATCAGCAGTAATAAAATTACAGGGAAGTTGCCTTCTGAAATATCAGGTATGACATCTCTTAAGGTATTGAGTGTATTTGATAATAAAATGTTGGGAATTGTACCCAAATCTATTGGTAAGTTAACAGGTTTGGAAGAATTGGTATTGGCCAATAATGCTTTCTATGGAGATTTACCAAATGAGTTGGCAAGCTTGGTAAACTTGAAAGTTTTGCTTTTAGGAAACAACGCTTTTAAGGGAGATTTGGCAGCTTTGGAAAAAAACTTTCCAAATATGAAAAATTTTGATGTGCAAAATACGGAGGGTCGAGGAGTGATAGTAACCTTGGACTCAGAAGATTAA
- a CDS encoding CPXCG motif-containing cysteine-rich protein, producing METCFIQCPYCWQQISVVVDKSVANQNYIEDCEVCCNPISLEVKVAKNDVIYLQVSKL from the coding sequence ATGGAAACATGTTTCATTCAATGCCCATATTGCTGGCAGCAAATATCTGTTGTCGTAGACAAGTCCGTCGCAAATCAAAATTACATTGAAGATTGCGAGGTGTGTTGTAACCCTATCTCTTTGGAAGTCAAGGTTGCAAAAAATGACGTAATTTACCTTCAAGTAAGTAAGTTGTGA
- a CDS encoding ABC-F family ATP-binding cassette domain-containing protein, which produces MLNIHNLSISFQGEYLFEEITFKLNPGDRVGLIGKNGAGKSTMLKILSGDMEPDSGQIASDKNLSIGFLRQDIDFIQGRTVLEESYEAFQEIKALERKLEEINLEMAERTDYESESYHQLMVDLNEIQHQYEILGGYNYQGETEKILQGLGFKREDFNKLTDTFSGGWRMRIELAKLLLQNNDILLLDEPTNHLDIESIIWLEGFLKGYSGAVVIVSHDKMFLDNVTNRTIEISLGRIYDYNKPYSKFLVLRKDIKEQQLASQKNQEKQIQQTEKLIEKFRAKASKASMAQSLIKKLDKIERIEVDEDDNSVMTLNFPVSITPGKVVVEAENITKNYGDLQVLNGIDLSVERDSKIAFVGQNGQGKSTLAKIIVGEIKHQGHLKLGHNVQIGYFAQNQAEYLDGNKTVLDTMIDAANETNRSKVRDILGSFLFRGEEVDKYVRVLSGGERNRLALAKLLLQPLNVLVMDEPTNHLDIKSKNVLKEALKNFQGTLILVSHDRDFLQGLTNKVYEFKDQRIKEYLGDIDFYLEQRNVENLREVEKRDVIKNQPKETNKQSYQDQKKMKSLANKLSNTEAKISQLEKEIKAIDAELAINYDALVADPGFFDKYQSKKDELDNLMLDWETIQEELDSFN; this is translated from the coding sequence ATGCTCAATATCCATAACCTTTCTATTTCATTCCAAGGCGAATATTTGTTTGAAGAAATTACTTTTAAATTAAACCCCGGAGATAGGGTTGGTTTAATTGGTAAAAATGGTGCAGGTAAATCCACAATGCTCAAGATTTTGTCCGGAGATATGGAACCTGATTCGGGGCAAATAGCTTCCGATAAAAATTTGAGTATTGGTTTTTTAAGACAGGACATTGATTTCATTCAGGGAAGAACCGTTTTGGAAGAATCCTATGAAGCCTTTCAGGAGATTAAGGCTTTGGAGCGCAAGCTGGAGGAAATCAACCTGGAAATGGCCGAAAGGACCGATTATGAAAGTGAAAGCTACCATCAGTTAATGGTCGACCTAAATGAAATTCAGCATCAATATGAAATCTTAGGAGGTTACAACTACCAAGGAGAGACTGAAAAAATTCTACAGGGGCTTGGGTTTAAAAGAGAGGACTTCAATAAACTTACCGATACGTTCTCCGGAGGATGGCGTATGCGTATTGAATTGGCCAAGTTGCTACTTCAAAATAATGATATTTTATTGCTGGATGAGCCTACCAACCACTTGGATATTGAATCCATTATTTGGCTGGAAGGATTTTTGAAAGGGTATTCAGGGGCCGTGGTGATAGTGTCCCACGACAAAATGTTCTTGGATAATGTAACCAATCGTACAATTGAAATCTCCTTAGGTCGAATTTACGATTACAACAAACCCTATTCAAAGTTTTTAGTGCTTAGAAAGGATATCAAGGAACAGCAGCTGGCATCTCAAAAAAATCAGGAGAAGCAAATTCAACAAACAGAAAAGCTTATTGAAAAGTTTAGGGCAAAGGCATCCAAAGCTTCTATGGCGCAGTCTTTAATCAAGAAATTGGATAAGATAGAAAGGATAGAAGTCGATGAAGACGATAACAGTGTTATGACCCTAAATTTTCCAGTGTCGATTACACCCGGTAAAGTGGTGGTTGAAGCCGAAAATATTACTAAGAATTATGGAGACTTACAGGTTTTAAATGGCATAGATTTAAGTGTAGAAAGAGACTCTAAAATTGCCTTTGTTGGCCAGAATGGTCAAGGTAAATCTACTTTGGCTAAAATTATCGTTGGAGAAATTAAACATCAAGGCCACTTAAAGTTGGGGCATAATGTACAAATTGGGTATTTCGCGCAAAATCAGGCCGAATATTTGGACGGAAATAAAACCGTTTTGGATACCATGATTGATGCGGCCAACGAAACCAATAGAAGTAAGGTAAGGGATATTTTAGGATCTTTCTTGTTTCGTGGAGAAGAGGTGGATAAATATGTTAGGGTACTGTCCGGAGGAGAACGAAACCGATTGGCCTTGGCAAAATTGTTACTGCAGCCATTAAATGTGTTGGTGATGGATGAGCCTACCAATCACTTGGATATTAAGTCCAAGAACGTTTTAAAAGAAGCATTGAAAAACTTCCAAGGGACGTTGATTTTAGTATCTCACGACCGTGATTTTCTTCAAGGGCTTACCAACAAAGTTTACGAGTTCAAAGATCAACGGATTAAGGAATATCTTGGTGATATTGATTTTTATTTGGAACAGCGTAACGTTGAGAATTTGCGGGAGGTTGAAAAGCGTGATGTAATAAAAAATCAGCCCAAGGAAACCAATAAACAGTCTTATCAAGATCAAAAGAAGATGAAATCCTTAGCTAATAAGTTGAGTAATACTGAAGCTAAGATTAGTCAATTGGAAAAGGAAATTAAGGCAATTGATGCCGAACTTGCCATAAATTATGATGCATTGGTAGCTGATCCAGGCTTCTTTGATAAATACCAATCCAAAAAAGATGAATTGGACAATCTAATGTTGGATTGGGAAACAATTCAGGAGGAGCTAGATAGTTTTAATTAG
- a CDS encoding DUF983 domain-containing protein, producing the protein MIKKGTKLYSIFTGSCPKCQEESMYVNKNPYIITDTLKINDHCSHCGTKYRLEPSFFYGSMYVSYAVGIAFAVAAFVISYLILGSSLKTSFIAIVGTMIAFYPVIMRLSRNIWINIFMHYDKEWAKKKTA; encoded by the coding sequence ATGATAAAAAAAGGGACCAAATTGTATAGTATATTTACTGGTTCTTGTCCGAAGTGCCAAGAAGAATCTATGTACGTGAACAAAAATCCGTACATTATCACTGATACCTTAAAAATTAATGATCATTGCTCCCATTGTGGTACTAAATACCGCTTGGAACCATCATTTTTCTATGGATCCATGTATGTAAGTTATGCCGTTGGAATTGCTTTTGCTGTTGCAGCCTTTGTAATAAGTTATCTTATTTTAGGAAGCTCCTTAAAAACATCGTTTATCGCAATTGTAGGTACTATGATAGCTTTTTACCCGGTCATTATGCGTTTATCCAGAAACATTTGGATTAATATTTTTATGCATTACGATAAAGAGTGGGCTAAAAAGAAAACCGCTTAA
- a CDS encoding FAD-binding oxidoreductase, which translates to MKSPLFKVGFFFFMGHYNFKLINFVGMNVDYLIVGCGLAGIAFCEQLRAHNKTFVVFDNESQQSSKVAAGVYNPVILKRFTEVWMAKEQLDLAIPKYEVIGKLLQEQVDFPIPVYRRFTSVEEQNLWFSASDKLTLEPFLSTTLVKNSNEEIKAPFGFGEVLHTGRVDTTVLIDGYRSYLAKEGRLVSEAFNHDAIRIEANSIQYLEYTAKRVVFCEGFGVKSNPYFNYLPLNGTKGETITIKAPKLNLKTILKGAVFILPLGDDVYIVGATYNWKDKSNKPSLEGREELVGKVKELINCDFTVIGQEAGIRPTVKDRRPLVGTHPEHANMYILNGLGTRGVMIAPYVAEQLFECIEHTTPLNPEIDIKRFSF; encoded by the coding sequence ATGAAAAGCCCACTTTTTAAAGTGGGCTTTTTCTTTTTTATGGGCCATTATAACTTTAAGCTTATTAATTTTGTAGGTATGAATGTAGATTATTTAATAGTAGGCTGTGGTTTGGCCGGTATTGCTTTTTGCGAACAATTACGTGCTCACAATAAAACCTTTGTAGTGTTTGATAATGAGTCTCAACAGTCTTCTAAAGTTGCGGCAGGAGTTTATAATCCCGTTATTTTAAAGCGCTTTACAGAGGTTTGGATGGCCAAAGAACAACTGGATTTAGCTATTCCAAAATACGAAGTTATTGGGAAGCTGTTACAGGAGCAAGTTGATTTTCCTATTCCTGTTTACAGGCGGTTTACTTCTGTAGAAGAACAAAATCTATGGTTTTCTGCTTCAGATAAGCTTACATTGGAACCTTTTTTATCCACTACTTTGGTTAAAAATTCTAATGAAGAAATTAAAGCGCCCTTCGGGTTTGGAGAGGTATTGCATACTGGTAGAGTAGATACTACTGTGCTTATAGATGGTTACAGGTCCTATTTGGCGAAGGAAGGTCGTCTTGTTTCCGAAGCTTTTAATCATGATGCAATTAGAATAGAGGCAAATTCTATTCAATACCTAGAATATACAGCCAAAAGGGTTGTGTTCTGCGAAGGATTTGGCGTGAAATCCAATCCTTATTTTAACTATTTGCCTTTGAATGGAACCAAAGGTGAAACCATTACTATTAAAGCTCCAAAACTAAATCTAAAGACTATATTGAAGGGCGCGGTCTTTATTTTACCACTGGGAGATGATGTGTACATAGTTGGAGCGACCTATAATTGGAAGGATAAAAGCAATAAGCCTAGCCTAGAGGGCCGTGAAGAGTTGGTAGGAAAAGTAAAGGAACTTATCAACTGTGATTTTACGGTAATAGGTCAAGAAGCGGGCATACGGCCAACAGTAAAGGATAGACGTCCCTTGGTAGGAACACATCCTGAACACGCAAATATGTATATATTAAATGGTTTGGGGACGAGAGGTGTGATGATAGCTCCTTATGTTGCAGAACAGTTGTTTGAATGTATTGAGCACACTACTCCATTAAATCCTGAGATTGATATTAAGCGGTTTTCTTTTTAG
- the gldN gene encoding gliding motility protein GldN yields the protein MKIKNILLTVLGVVATTGAFAQANILNAKTPDQIGVKTEAQLALDHDRPLEYGYVDDRDILFSKMTWERIVLDERANFPLYYPVDTNNIGSNRRSLFDVIMKNVANGNIENVYADSYFTEKRTLKDLEGALKLVDTTDLGFEQYNAEGIVDPQYIRKREISSYDIKEYRIKGLWYFDKRQGELRYRLLGIAPVCPDVNFIDAEVPDLVELFWVFFPEARTVLHEAKSFNNKNSAVPISFDHLLNSRRFNGFMYKEENVYGDREVKEYIADNALMQLLESDRIKEKIRNFEQDMWSY from the coding sequence ATGAAGATTAAGAATATTTTATTAACCGTTTTAGGAGTTGTTGCAACAACTGGGGCATTTGCTCAGGCAAATATCCTTAACGCTAAAACACCAGACCAAATAGGAGTTAAAACAGAAGCTCAATTGGCATTGGATCATGACCGTCCTTTAGAGTATGGTTATGTAGATGACAGAGATATTTTGTTTTCAAAGATGACCTGGGAAAGAATCGTTTTAGATGAGCGTGCCAACTTCCCGCTTTACTACCCTGTGGATACTAACAACATTGGTAGTAACAGACGTTCTTTGTTTGATGTAATCATGAAGAATGTAGCAAATGGTAATATTGAAAATGTTTATGCTGACTCTTATTTCACGGAAAAGCGTACTTTAAAAGATTTGGAAGGCGCCTTGAAATTAGTAGATACTACCGATCTTGGTTTTGAGCAATACAATGCTGAAGGTATCGTAGATCCTCAATACATTAGAAAAAGAGAAATCTCTTCTTATGATATCAAGGAATACCGTATCAAAGGATTGTGGTATTTTGACAAAAGACAAGGTGAATTGCGTTACAGACTTTTAGGTATCGCTCCGGTGTGTCCAGATGTTAACTTTATTGACGCAGAAGTTCCTGATTTGGTTGAATTGTTCTGGGTATTCTTCCCAGAAGCAAGAACAGTTTTGCATGAGGCAAAATCGTTTAACAACAAAAACAGTGCTGTGCCAATCTCTTTCGATCACTTGTTGAATTCAAGACGTTTTAATGGCTTTATGTACAAAGAAGAAAACGTTTATGGAGACAGAGAAGTGAAAGAGTATATCGCGGACAACGCATTAATGCAACTTTTAGAGTCTGATCGAATCAAAGAAAAGATTCGTAATTTCGAACAAGATATGTGGTCTTACTAA
- the gldM gene encoding gliding motility protein GldM has protein sequence MAGGKLSARQKMINLMYLIFIAMLALNMSKEVLSAFGLMNEKLTDSNEASTERNEQFMNGLAAKVDEQPAKYKPLKNAADQIDQLATGFDSYIANLKTQMTAKLEDPTDYEVMDKGDFLDNLWFKGDKLKPEGEEFLAEVAKFRDGVAAILESNPSTAAMAEDVKEKFATEPVKNRDGKSIEWLDYHYKGFPLVASLTKMTQLQADVKTTETEVLQSMLGEQLKVEASLTNFDAIVVPDKTAFFSGEEFTGRIILGKNDKTLRADKVVINGKELSEESMQAGQTMLKFPAGNVGEQTIEGEFQFKEGDSIISIPVKSTYAVVPKPNSATISADKMNVVYRGVVNPMTISFAGVSDNNVSASAPGLSKGSGVGKYNMKPGSGREVTINVSGTLPDGTKVSDKATFRIKDIPAPTGTIRGEDGAVQMQRNGLEISSVGAKLDDFDFDLPLSVSGFKFKVPGQPTITVSGNKLNDRAKAALRKAKRGDAVQIFDINAKITNNSSYKLKKVSPVIIELTN, from the coding sequence ATGGCAGGAGGAAAATTATCTGCAAGGCAGAAAATGATTAACTTGATGTATTTGATCTTCATTGCGATGTTAGCATTGAATATGTCAAAAGAAGTACTTTCGGCTTTCGGTTTGATGAATGAAAAATTGACCGATTCCAACGAGGCTTCTACAGAAAGAAACGAGCAGTTCATGAATGGTTTGGCAGCTAAGGTTGATGAGCAACCAGCTAAGTACAAGCCATTGAAAAATGCCGCTGATCAAATTGATCAATTAGCAACAGGTTTTGATTCTTACATCGCAAACCTTAAAACTCAAATGACTGCTAAGTTGGAAGATCCTACGGATTACGAAGTAATGGATAAGGGAGACTTCTTAGACAACTTATGGTTTAAAGGAGATAAATTGAAGCCAGAAGGAGAAGAATTTTTGGCTGAGGTTGCTAAATTTAGAGATGGTGTAGCTGCAATTTTGGAAAGCAATCCTTCAACTGCTGCTATGGCAGAAGATGTTAAGGAGAAATTTGCTACCGAACCAGTTAAGAACAGAGATGGAAAATCTATCGAGTGGTTGGATTACCATTATAAAGGGTTCCCATTGGTTGCGTCTTTAACTAAAATGACTCAGTTACAAGCAGACGTAAAAACTACTGAAACAGAAGTACTACAGTCTATGTTAGGTGAGCAACTTAAAGTTGAGGCTTCTTTAACTAACTTCGATGCTATCGTTGTACCAGACAAAACTGCATTCTTTTCAGGAGAAGAGTTTACTGGTAGAATCATCTTAGGTAAAAATGACAAAACATTAAGAGCTGATAAAGTAGTAATTAATGGTAAGGAGTTATCTGAGGAGTCAATGCAAGCTGGTCAAACAATGTTGAAGTTCCCTGCAGGTAATGTGGGTGAGCAAACTATCGAAGGTGAGTTCCAGTTTAAAGAAGGAGATTCTATTATCTCAATTCCTGTAAAGAGTACTTATGCGGTTGTACCTAAACCAAATTCAGCTACTATTTCTGCTGATAAAATGAACGTGGTATATCGTGGTGTTGTAAACCCAATGACAATTTCTTTTGCTGGAGTTTCTGATAATAACGTATCAGCTTCTGCTCCAGGTTTAAGTAAAGGATCAGGTGTTGGTAAATACAACATGAAGCCAGGTTCAGGTAGAGAAGTAACTATTAATGTATCAGGTACCTTACCTGATGGTACTAAAGTAAGTGATAAAGCTACGTTTCGTATCAAGGATATCCCTGCACCTACTGGAACTATTCGTGGAGAAGATGGAGCTGTTCAAATGCAACGTAACGGTTTAGAAATCTCTTCTGTTGGCGCTAAATTGGATGATTTCGATTTCGATTTACCTTTAAGTGTTTCTGGATTCAAATTTAAAGTGCCAGGGCAGCCAACGATTACTGTTAGTGGTAATAAGTTGAATGATAGAGCTAAAGCTGCGTTGCGTAAGGCGAAGCGTGGTGATGCGGTTCAAATATTTGATATTAACGCTAAGATTACCAACAACTCTTCATACAAGTTGAAAAAGGTATCTCCAGTTATTATTGAATTAACAAACTAA
- the gldL gene encoding gliding motility protein GldL, producing the protein MAQSKAGKRFMNMAYGLGASIVIIGALFKITHFELGPLTGNVMLTIGLVSEAIIFAISAFEPVDDDLDWSLVYPELAGGKSAPKAKKEEPKDAEGLLSKKLDNLLKEAKIDGELMASLGNSIKNFEGAAKGISPTVDSIAATKKYGEELSQAAAQMESLNSLYKVQLESATRQASINEEAAENAAKLKEQMQSLASNLSTLNGVYGGMLSAMNKN; encoded by the coding sequence ATGGCACAGTCAAAAGCAGGTAAGCGTTTTATGAACATGGCTTACGGATTAGGAGCATCAATCGTAATCATTGGAGCACTATTTAAAATTACTCACTTCGAATTAGGACCACTTACAGGTAACGTGATGTTAACTATTGGTCTTGTATCTGAAGCAATTATTTTCGCAATTTCAGCTTTCGAACCAGTAGACGACGATTTAGATTGGTCTTTGGTTTACCCAGAATTAGCTGGTGGTAAGTCTGCTCCAAAAGCTAAGAAAGAAGAACCTAAAGATGCTGAAGGTCTTTTATCTAAAAAATTAGACAACTTATTGAAAGAAGCTAAAATTGATGGAGAATTGATGGCTAGTTTAGGAAACAGCATTAAAAACTTCGAAGGAGCTGCTAAAGGAATCAGCCCAACAGTAGATTCTATCGCTGCAACTAAAAAGTATGGTGAAGAATTGTCTCAAGCAGCTGCTCAAATGGAGTCTTTAAACAGTCTTTATAAAGTACAGTTGGAAAGTGCAACACGCCAGGCTTCAATTAACGAAGAAGCAGCAGAAAACGCAGCTAAACTTAAAGAACAAATGCAATCTTTGGCATCTAACTTGTCTACACTTAACGGTGTTTACGGTGGTATGCTATCTGCTATGAACAAAAACTAA